The DNA region CCATTGCAATATATTAATATGAGAGACTAATAGAAATCTCTGATATTAATGTAAAAGATCCTATTAAAACAAAAGGAGCCATGCATTTTGCCACGGCTCCTTTTGTTTTATCTGAAAGCGCTATTAACCTGCAACTTCAACTTCTTCTTTATTAACTTCATTAGGGCGGCCATTTTTGAAAGCTTTACGCGGCGATAATCCAAGCAATTCAAACATAGCCATATCGGTATCAAATGATGGGTTTGGCGTGGTAAGCAGCTTTTCGCCGGCAAAAATTGAATTAGCTCCTGCCATAAAACAAAAAGCCTGTTCAACCGTACTCATCTCCGTACGACCGGCAGATAAACGGACCACGGTTTTAGGCATAATGATCCTTGTTGTGGCTACCATCCTAACCATATCCCAAACAGAAACACGGGGCTGATCGGCTAACGGAGTTCCTGCTACCGGAACTAAAGCGTTAATAGGCACTGATTCGGGGTGTTTAGGAAGGTTCGACAATGTTTTGAGCATGGATACCCTGTCTTCCACAGTTTCACCCAGGCCAATGATGCCGCCGCTGCATACGGTGATCTTAGCTTTGCGCACATGCTCAAGCGTTTTAAGGCGCTCATCATAGGTACGGGTGGTGATGATCCGTTTGTAATCTTCTTCGGATGTATCAAGGTTATGATTGTAGGCATATAAACCGGCATCGGCCAAACGTTGTGCCTGGCTTTCGGTAAGCATGCCAAGGGTACAGCACACTTCCATATCCAGGCCGTTTACCGCTTTAACCATATCAATTACCTTATCAAAATCGCGGTTGTCGCGAACCTCGCGCCAGGCTGCACCCATGCACAAACGTGATGCGCCACCGGCTTTTGCCTTTTCGGCAGCAGCAATTACTTCATCTTTCGGCATTATGGCATGTACATTTACACCGGTATTATAACGGGCAGCCTGCGGGCAGTAAGCGCAATCTTCAGAACATCCGCCTGTTTTTATCGAGATCAATGAACTGATCTGCACTTCTGCATAATCTTTATTCTCGCGGTGGATCGTAGCGGCCTTGTATACAAGATCAAGCAATGGTGTGTGGTATATTTCGGCTATTTCTTCTTTAGTCCAGTTATGTCTAACTTCTGTCATCAGTTTCAGATTAAATTCGTCCCAACAATGTTATTAAGTTATTGTAAACACGCAAATATTCAAAGATTATTTATAAATATAACATTTTGACAGCCCTCAAAAAGAAACTTACTATATAACAAGGTTTTAAATATTTGGCAGCTTAGCCCTTCCGGGGTTCGTGTCCACGCTAACCGCTTATAAATTGCCGTGGGACAGGGACAACCGGCGGATATACTACTTCAATAAAAGCTTGGTAGCCAGCCAAAGCGGTAATAAAAAACCAATACAATCGGTAAAAGTGGTGATGATGATGGATGATGCTACTGCAGGGTCAATCCCTACCCTTTTCAATATCAACGGGATGGAAGCGCCTGTTAAGCCTGCTATGATCAGGTTGCCTGTCATGGCTAAGAACAACACCAGGCCAAGCAGCGGATTGGCATCGTAAAAGAACGCTACTATAAACACGATGAGCCCATTGGCGGCGCCGTTGATCAGGCCTACTAAAAACTCTTTTAATACGGTGTTATAAGCTTGTTTGTCGGAAAGATCGCTTAATGAAATACGCCTAACAGTTACCGCCAATGCCTGTGTGGCAGCATTGCCGCCCATACCTGCTATAATGGTCATATAAGCCGAGATAATGGAAAGTTTGGCAACTGTCGAATCAAATGTCCGGATAATGGATGCAGCAAGGAACGCTGTGCCCAGGTTGATCACCAGCCATGGCAAACGGCTTTTTACTGCCTCCAGCCAGTTACCACTCAGTTCCTCATCTTCAGATACACCGGAGATCTTCAGGATGTCCTCGGTGTTTTCCTCTTCCATTACGTCGATGATATCATCTACTGTAACGCGCCCGAGCAGTTTCATATGATCATCAACAACGGGGATACTGGTAAGGTTATATTGCTTGATCAGACGCGCTACCTCTTCCTGGTCAAGTTCGGCTTTTACGTAAACAAAATCGGTAGTTACCAGGTCGCTAATGCGGGCATCGGCGCGGGCCTTGATAACTGTTTTGATGGAGAGGATCCCTTTCAGTATGTCATCATTATCAACCACGCAGATGGTATAAAACTCTTCCATCTCTTCCGATTGTCGGATGATCTCATCAAGCGCATCCTTTTTATCCATGTTGATATTTACCTTGATGATCTCGGAGTTCATCAAACCACCGGCAGTATCTTCGGCATAGGTCATCAATGCCCGGATGCTGCTGGCATCTTCATGATCGAGGTCTTCTAAGATCTCTTCCTGGTGTTCTTCATCCAACTGGGAAATGATGTCGGTAGCATCATCATAGTCAAGCTCTTCAACTATCTCCGTACGTTTTTCGGGATCGAGGTTTACAAGCAATTCTGCAGGGCCGTGCTCTTCGTCCATTTCCGATAAAACTTCCGAAGCGACGTCGGCTGGGAGGATATTGATGATCCTTTCTTTTTCTTCCTGCTGAAGTTTTTCAAATAGTATAGCAATCTCCGAGGCGTGGTATTCCTTCAGAACTTTCTCTAACTCAGCATCATCGGCTTCGAGCGCTGTTTTAATGCGGAGCAGGTCGGTTTTATCTAAATCAAAAGATTGCATACCCGACTAAATTAAAACAATTACACCACAATTAAGGAATTAAATGGACACAAAAAGAGTGCCTAAAGTGGCTATTGTAATGGAAACGTTAGATGCTGTGGTTGTATTTAACCTGCGAGCCGCTCACCTTGTTTAATTTAAAAAGCGCCTGCTCAACCTGCGTTTTACGAATAGAAAGCTGGATACTGCAATCATTGTCAAATTGCTGGTTAAGTACGATGAGGTTCTCTTCCTTAATGATCCGCATTATATCGTTCATCTGCAGATAATCAAACGAGATGGTGTATACGTCATTTACAGTTTTCGAAATAATAACCGATTGGTTTAAGGCATTTTCGGTGGCTGCTTTATAAGCATTAATCAACCCCGGAACCCCTAATAAGGTGCCGCCGAAATATCGGACTACCACAACCAAAATATTGGTGAGGTCTTTTGACAGCAGTGTATTCAGGATTGGTCTGCCGGCAGTGCCTGAAGGCTCACCGTCATCATTAACCCTGAACACCGAGCGGTCGATAGTTAAGCGCATAGCCCAGCAATGGTGATTGGCCTTGGGGTGTTCTGATTTTAGTCGGGCAACTATTGCCTTGATGTCATTTTCAGAATTGATGGGATAAGCGTAGGCCAGAAACTTGCTGCCGCGGTCGCGAAAAACACCTTCGGCAGGGTTTTCTATGGTTTTATAAGTATCGTCAAAAAGCATTCAAAAATATTACAGGTGCAGGAAGCCCAATGTTTGCGGGAAATAAATAATGATAATAGCCAGCACCGCTATAGCTATGCCGATTTTATTAAGCAGGCTCAGCTTCTCTTTAAATACAAAGATGCCAACCAGCGTACCAACCACAATAACGCCAATATTTACCGACGAAAACACTGCCGAAGGGCTGTTCGCCAGCGCCTGGTGCGCCTTTAAGTAAAACAGGATATTGCCAAAGTTGGCTATCCCTAATACCCAGCCGATGAGGATATGCGGCAATGAAAATTTCATCTTTTTTGTGGATACCTGGTAAATCAAACCAGCAAGGGTTAATACAAACGCAATAATAAAGATGACAAAAATGGCTGTGGTAAAAGGCACATTATTTATCTTGGTAAGCTGTTTTAGCAATACATCAATTACGCCAAAACCGAGGAAAACAATTAACAGGTAAATCCATGAGCCCTTTTCAACTTTATTGCCAACAGATTTTTGCCAGGGTATAGAGCAAATGATAGCAATGAAGGCCAGTATAATGCCAATTGCTTTAATTGTGCCCGTGGCTTCGCCAAATAAAATAAATGCTGCCAGTATGGGTATAAACAGGGATAAACGTTGTGCTACGTCTGTACGAACAATACCAGCCTTGCGTACCGACGTTGCCATGATTACAAATATTGCCGGGAACAGAATCCCCAAAGCCACGTAATTATAAACAGGCCCGTTTTGAATAATACTCAGCTGTGGTTTAAAAAAGAACCAGGTGAGCAGAATAGCCATAGAGTAATTCCAGGTAATGGCCTGGTAAACGTCCACATGGTAGCGTTTTGCCAGTTTCAGCAAAATGGAAACGATAACACTACAACAAATACTTAAAAAAACGAACAGCATTTATATAACCGGCTTATTGTATAACAATTGGAGGCGATCGGCGCCTACAGGATATTCATCGGCAAGTATACCTGTTATTTGCGGTGCTTTTATGCCTTTGTTCAAAACTTTATCACCGGTAAATATCCGTGCCTCATCCCAAAGGCCAGCCTCAATAAAAGCATCAAGTGTACGCGCGCCGCCTTCAATAATAACCGATTGGATATCCTGCAGGTATAACTGGTATAAAATATATTGAGGCACAAAGCGTTCAAAATCTTCCAGTGCTATATACCTGTTTTTGCCGTCAACATCAAACTTAACCTCGTTAAATATTAACGTTTCGGCCGACTGATCAAATACATTCAACCCTTTATTTAATTCCAGCCTTCGGTCTATCACCACACGTTTGGGTGATGGGCCATCCCAATAACGGGTGTTTAACTGTGGATTGTCGCTTAATACAGTGTTTTTTCCAACCAGTATCGCATCTTCTTCACTACGCCATTTGTGCACCAGTTTTTTTGCTTCGGGACCAGTGATCCAGAACTGGCCGCCATCAGCCGGGGCAAAAAAGCCATCCAGGGTTTGTGCCCACTTCAATATAATATATGGCCTGTGCTTTTGTACCTTGGTAAAAAAGCGGCGGTTAAGCCATTGACATTCCTGTTCTAACACACCGGTTATTACTTCAATACCGGCTGCCTGCAATTTTTCAATACCCTTGCCATCAACCTGGGCAAATGGGTCGCGGCAACCAACAATCACTTCTGGGATTTGATGTTTGATGATCAGATCGGCGCAGGGCGGCGTTTTACCATAATGCGCACAAGGCTCTAATGAAACATATATAATCGAGTTTTTCAGCAGTTGGGCATAGTTATCAAACCTTTGCGTAACCTGTTCAATAGCGTTAACTTCGGCATGGGCCTGGCCGTATTTCTGATGATAGCCCTCTCCTATTATTTTGCCATCGTGAACTACTACCGCGCCAACCATAGGGTTCGGGCTAACGTATCCTGCACCCAATTGAGCAAGCTCCAAACAACGGCGCATATATTTTTCATGTTCAAGCATGCTGCAAAAGTAGCTTTTATGTTACTTTGTTGCATGATTACGATTAAGGATGTTTTTGAAGATTACAGGCAGCAGATAAATGGCATTTATGATACTAATGAAACCGAAGCTATTACGCTGTTTGTTATTGCCAAAGTTACCGGTTTATCAAGGGCATCTGTTAAGGCATTCCCCGAAAGAGCGTTAACTGCTGAACAATCGGAACGGGCGAAAAACATCCTTGCCGAACTAAAAACAGGCAAACCCATTCAATACATTTTTGGTGTCACCGAGTTTTTTGGCCTGCCATTTAAAGTAAACCCATGTGTGCTGATCCCGCGCCCGGAAACTGAGGAACTGGTGGAATGGATTCTTTTTGGAGCAGGTGAAAGGTTAAAGGCGAAAGGCGAAAGGTTTTCTGTACTGGACATCGGTACGGGCAGTGGCTGTATTGCTATTAGCCTGAAAAAGAATTTGACAGACGCGGATGTTTCTGCCATAGATATATCCGAAGGAGCTTTGGAAACCGCTAAGGAAAATGCTTTATTAAATGAAGTTGAAGTTAATTTTATTCTGGCTGATATTTTAAATATTGAGCATAATAAAGAAAAGGCTCAATATAATATCATTGTAAGCAACCCTCCTTATGTTACGCTTGATGATAAAAAGCAGATGCATAGTAATGTTACAGATTTTGAGCCACATACTGCTTTGTTTGTACCAGAACATGATCCGCTGATATTTTACCGGGCCATAGCCGATTTTTCACTTAGTAATTTGATTGCCGGCGGCTTGCTTTTCTTCGAGATCAATGAAAATTTAGGCAATGAAACTGTTGAGCTATTAACTGGTAAAGGATTTAAAAACATTGAGTTAAGAAAAGATATGAGCGGCAGGGACAGGATGGTGAAAGCGCAGCTTTAAAAGGTTACAACTTATCGCTTACCACGCCCTCAAACTTGTAATAGTTACTGTAAAACAGCCAGTAAGCTATACCTAAGTTTAAAGGAATGAGCACCCAAAGCAGCTTGAACATAATGATCCAGAACAATACTATAAATAAACCCAGGATCCATTGCAGGTACTTGTCCATATTAAGTCCGAACCAGTAAAGCAGGCAATGAAACAGCATCGCAGCGCTTAAGCCGACAAGCAGCAGTTCAATAGCCATTAGCGGGTTAAACCTGCTGAACAGCCAGATACTTTCGGGGATAAGCAAAAGAAAATAGACGCCTATAAAATTCAGAAATAGCTGTGGCCTGCTATAGGGCAAATTGCGGGAAAAGCCAAGGCTGTTCTCTTCAAATTTCCTTTCCTCAAATATCAATACAATATGTGCCGTTATAACAGCAAGGATTGCTATACCGGCTACACGCACATCAGTTTTAACATCAGCAAACACGTAAAACACCCCGGTGATGATAAGCCAGGAAAGCGCCTTGGTAATGAGGTATGGAA from Mucilaginibacter sp. SJ includes:
- the bioB gene encoding biotin synthase BioB, which codes for MTEVRHNWTKEEIAEIYHTPLLDLVYKAATIHRENKDYAEVQISSLISIKTGGCSEDCAYCPQAARYNTGVNVHAIMPKDEVIAAAEKAKAGGASRLCMGAAWREVRDNRDFDKVIDMVKAVNGLDMEVCCTLGMLTESQAQRLADAGLYAYNHNLDTSEEDYKRIITTRTYDERLKTLEHVRKAKITVCSGGIIGLGETVEDRVSMLKTLSNLPKHPESVPINALVPVAGTPLADQPRVSVWDMVRMVATTRIIMPKTVVRLSAGRTEMSTVEQAFCFMAGANSIFAGEKLLTTPNPSFDTDMAMFELLGLSPRKAFKNGRPNEVNKEEVEVAG
- the mgtE gene encoding magnesium transporter, which gives rise to MQSFDLDKTDLLRIKTALEADDAELEKVLKEYHASEIAILFEKLQQEEKERIINILPADVASEVLSEMDEEHGPAELLVNLDPEKRTEIVEELDYDDATDIISQLDEEHQEEILEDLDHEDASSIRALMTYAEDTAGGLMNSEIIKVNINMDKKDALDEIIRQSEEMEEFYTICVVDNDDILKGILSIKTVIKARADARISDLVTTDFVYVKAELDQEEVARLIKQYNLTSIPVVDDHMKLLGRVTVDDIIDVMEEENTEDILKISGVSEDEELSGNWLEAVKSRLPWLVINLGTAFLAASIIRTFDSTVAKLSIISAYMTIIAGMGGNAATQALAVTVRRISLSDLSDKQAYNTVLKEFLVGLINGAANGLIVFIVAFFYDANPLLGLVLFLAMTGNLIIAGLTGASIPLILKRVGIDPAVASSIIITTFTDCIGFLLPLWLATKLLLK
- a CDS encoding IMPACT family protein is translated as MLFDDTYKTIENPAEGVFRDRGSKFLAYAYPINSENDIKAIVARLKSEHPKANHHCWAMRLTIDRSVFRVNDDGEPSGTAGRPILNTLLSKDLTNILVVVVRYFGGTLLGVPGLINAYKAATENALNQSVIISKTVNDVYTISFDYLQMNDIMRIIKEENLIVLNQQFDNDCSIQLSIRKTQVEQALFKLNKVSGSQVKYNHSI
- a CDS encoding EamA family transporter, whose protein sequence is MLKLAKRYHVDVYQAITWNYSMAILLTWFFFKPQLSIIQNGPVYNYVALGILFPAIFVIMATSVRKAGIVRTDVAQRLSLFIPILAAFILFGEATGTIKAIGIILAFIAIICSIPWQKSVGNKVEKGSWIYLLIVFLGFGVIDVLLKQLTKINNVPFTTAIFVIFIIAFVLTLAGLIYQVSTKKMKFSLPHILIGWVLGIANFGNILFYLKAHQALANSPSAVFSSVNIGVIVVGTLVGIFVFKEKLSLLNKIGIAIAVLAIIIIYFPQTLGFLHL
- the ribD gene encoding bifunctional diaminohydroxyphosphoribosylaminopyrimidine deaminase/5-amino-6-(5-phosphoribosylamino)uracil reductase RibD, with protein sequence MLEHEKYMRRCLELAQLGAGYVSPNPMVGAVVVHDGKIIGEGYHQKYGQAHAEVNAIEQVTQRFDNYAQLLKNSIIYVSLEPCAHYGKTPPCADLIIKHQIPEVIVGCRDPFAQVDGKGIEKLQAAGIEVITGVLEQECQWLNRRFFTKVQKHRPYIILKWAQTLDGFFAPADGGQFWITGPEAKKLVHKWRSEEDAILVGKNTVLSDNPQLNTRYWDGPSPKRVVIDRRLELNKGLNVFDQSAETLIFNEVKFDVDGKNRYIALEDFERFVPQYILYQLYLQDIQSVIIEGGARTLDAFIEAGLWDEARIFTGDKVLNKGIKAPQITGILADEYPVGADRLQLLYNKPVI
- the prmC gene encoding peptide chain release factor N(5)-glutamine methyltransferase, with protein sequence MITIKDVFEDYRQQINGIYDTNETEAITLFVIAKVTGLSRASVKAFPERALTAEQSERAKNILAELKTGKPIQYIFGVTEFFGLPFKVNPCVLIPRPETEELVEWILFGAGERLKAKGERFSVLDIGTGSGCIAISLKKNLTDADVSAIDISEGALETAKENALLNEVEVNFILADILNIEHNKEKAQYNIIVSNPPYVTLDDKKQMHSNVTDFEPHTALFVPEHDPLIFYRAIADFSLSNLIAGGLLFFEINENLGNETVELLTGKGFKNIELRKDMSGRDRMVKAQL